From one Streptomyces mobaraensis genomic stretch:
- the rpsK gene encoding 30S ribosomal protein S11 — MPPKGRQGAAKKVRRKEKKNVAHGHAHIKSTFNNTIVSITDPTGNVISWASAGHVGFKGSRKSTPFAAQMAAESAARRAQEHGMRKVDVFVKGPGSGRETAIRSLQATGLEVGSIQDVTPTPHNGCRPPKRRRV; from the coding sequence ATGCCCCCCAAGGGTCGTCAGGGCGCTGCCAAGAAGGTGCGCCGCAAGGAAAAGAAGAACGTCGCTCACGGCCACGCGCACATCAAGAGCACGTTCAACAACACGATCGTGTCCATCACGGACCCGACCGGCAACGTGATCTCCTGGGCCTCCGCCGGCCACGTCGGCTTCAAGGGCTCGCGCAAGTCCACCCCGTTCGCCGCGCAGATGGCCGCCGAGTCGGCCGCTCGCCGCGCGCAGGAGCACGGCATGCGCAAGGTCGACGTCTTCGTCAAGGGTCCGGGCTCCGGCCGTGAGACCGCCATCCGTTCGCTCCAGGCGACCGGTCTTGAGGTCGGCTCGATCCAGGACGTGACGCCCACGCCGCACAACGGCTGCCGTCCGCCCAAGCGTCGCCGCGTCTGA
- the rplQ gene encoding 50S ribosomal protein L17: MPRPTKGARLGGGAAHEKLMLANLARSLFEHGRITTTEAKARRLRPVAERLITKAKKGDIHNRRQVLQTITDKGIVHTLFTEIAPRYAERPGGYTRITKIGNRRGDNAPMAVIELVEGEIAKKATVAEAEAATKRAVKEADEAKAAEAAEESKDA; encoded by the coding sequence ATGCCGCGTCCCACCAAGGGTGCCCGTCTGGGCGGCGGTGCCGCGCACGAGAAGCTGATGCTGGCGAACCTCGCCCGCTCGCTCTTCGAGCACGGCCGCATCACCACCACCGAGGCCAAGGCCCGTCGCCTGCGCCCGGTCGCCGAGCGCCTGATCACCAAGGCGAAGAAGGGCGACATCCACAACCGTCGCCAGGTGCTGCAGACGATCACCGACAAGGGCATCGTCCACACCCTCTTCACCGAGATCGCTCCGCGCTACGCCGAGCGTCCGGGTGGCTACACCCGGATCACCAAGATCGGTAACCGCCGTGGCGACAACGCGCCCATGGCCGTGATCGAGCTGGTCGAGGGCGAGATCGCCAAGAAGGCGACCGTCGCCGAGGCCGAGGCCGCCACCAAGCGTGCGGTCAAGGAGGCCGACGAGGCCAAGGCCGCCGAGGCGGCCGAGGAGTCGAAGGACGCCTGA
- a CDS encoding DNA-directed RNA polymerase subunit alpha, producing MLIAQRPSLTEEVVDEFRSRFVIEPLEPGFGYTLGNSLRRTLLSSIPGAAVTSIRIDGVLHEFTTVPGVKEDVTDLILNIKQLVVSSEHDEPVVMYLRKQGPGLVTAADIAPPAGVEVHNPDLVLATLNAKGKLEMELTVERGRGYVSAVQNKQVGQEIGRIPVDSIYSPVLKVTYKVEATRVEQRTDFDKLIVDVETKQAMRPRDAMASAGKTLVELFGLARELNIDAEGIDMGPSPTDAALAADLALPIEELELTVRSYNCLKREGIHSVGELVARSEADLLDIRNFGAKSIDEVKAKLAGMGLALKDSPPGFDPTAAADAFGADDDADAGFVETEQY from the coding sequence ATGCTGATCGCTCAGCGTCCCTCGCTGACCGAAGAGGTCGTCGACGAGTTCCGCTCGCGGTTCGTGATCGAGCCGCTGGAGCCGGGCTTCGGCTACACCCTCGGCAACTCCCTGCGTCGTACGCTCCTCTCCTCGATCCCGGGTGCGGCGGTCACGTCCATCCGCATCGACGGTGTCCTGCACGAGTTCACCACCGTGCCGGGCGTCAAGGAGGACGTCACCGACCTCATCCTCAACATCAAGCAGCTGGTCGTCTCCTCGGAGCACGACGAGCCGGTAGTGATGTACCTGCGCAAGCAGGGCCCCGGCCTGGTCACCGCCGCGGACATCGCCCCGCCGGCCGGCGTCGAGGTGCACAACCCCGACCTGGTCCTGGCGACGCTGAACGCCAAGGGCAAGCTGGAGATGGAGCTGACCGTCGAGCGCGGTCGCGGCTACGTCTCCGCCGTCCAGAACAAGCAGGTGGGCCAGGAGATCGGCCGTATCCCGGTCGACTCCATCTACTCGCCGGTCCTCAAGGTCACCTACAAGGTCGAGGCGACCCGAGTCGAGCAGCGCACCGACTTCGACAAGCTGATCGTCGACGTCGAGACCAAGCAGGCCATGCGCCCGCGCGACGCCATGGCGTCCGCCGGCAAGACCCTGGTCGAGCTGTTCGGTCTCGCCCGCGAGCTGAACATCGACGCCGAGGGCATCGACATGGGTCCGTCCCCGACGGACGCCGCCCTGGCCGCCGACCTGGCGCTGCCGATCGAGGAGCTGGAGCTCACCGTTCGGTCGTACAACTGCCTCAAGCGCGAGGGCATCCACTCCGTGGGTGAGCTCGTCGCCCGCTCCGAGGCCGACCTGCTCGACATCCGCAACTTCGGTGCGAAGTCGATCGACGAGGTCAAGGCGAAGCTGGCCGGTATGGGCCTGGCCCTCAAGGACAGCCCGCCCGGATTCGACCCGACCGCCGCCGCCGACGCTTTCGGCGCCGACGACGACGCGGATGCCGGGTTCGTCGAGACCGAGCAGTACTGA